In Raphanus sativus cultivar WK10039 chromosome 5, ASM80110v3, whole genome shotgun sequence, the following proteins share a genomic window:
- the LOC108860351 gene encoding B3 domain-containing protein At3g17010, which produces MDRNGGFGRIREERKKLSFFKIFQSADLSSESMRALPYDFMQNLSDNDLSYKMVIRAEWGSSWEVDISKNPKFYYMEKSGWNQFVSDNALGENEFVTFTHTGLMRFDVNIYNPDGKEIVTPRKPPPTTPFSGVKKKEGESSYKDVKKEDETCESVEGVELEATKKKAEASKTSKKKKSKKVVSYVGVGEPSRGRKKKAEKLKTFKKKKIKKGVPEFKITIRKSYLKFLLLPRVFEVEHITSESKEYTIHHWKRKCSWNVLCLVRENRTVFSSGWCRLAREFPLKVGDRCTFKLIKPTEFVLITKKSRKEITVIG; this is translated from the exons ATGGATCGTAACGGTGGATTTGGTCGGATTAGGGAAGAAAGGAAGAAACTGAGCTTCTTCAAGATCTTCCAGAGTGCAGACTTATCCTCTGAATCGATG AGAGCACTTCCTTACGACTTCATGCAAAATCTGTCGGACAATGACTTGTCATACAAGATGGTGATAAGAGCGGAGTGGGGAAGCTCATGGGAAGTAGACATCTCGAAGAACCCGAAGTTCTACTACATGGAGAAGTCTGGATGGAACCAGTTTGTGAGCGACAATGCCTTGGGTGAAAACGAGTTCGTTACCTTTACTCACACTGGACTAATGCGTTTCGACGTCAACATCTACAATCCCGATGGCAAGGAGATCGTCACACCACGAAAACCCCCTCCAACAACTCCTTTCA GTGGAGTCAAGAAAAAAGAAGGTGAGAGCAGCTACAAGGACGTGAAGAAGGAAGATGAAACATGCGAGTCTGTGGAAGGAGTTGAGCTCGAAGCCACAAAGAAGAAAGCTGAGGCTTCTAAAAcatccaagaagaagaagagcaagaaagTGGTGAGTTATGTGGGAGTAGGTGAACCATCCAGAGGCAGAAAGAAGAAAGCTGAGAAACTCAAAAcattcaagaagaagaagatcaagaaagGTGTTCCAGAGTTCAAAATCACCATACGGAAGTCATACCTCAAGTTCTTG TTACTCCCAAGGGTGTTTGAGGTGGAGCATATCACGAGTGAGTCTAAGGAGTACACGATACATCACTGGAAGAGGAAGTGTTCATGGAATGTGCTTTGCTTGGTGAGGGAGAATCGAACAGTCTTCTCAAGTGGATGGTGTAGATTGGCACGAGAGTTTCCTTTAAAGGTCGGTGACAGGTGTACCTTCAAGCTCATCAAACCCACAGAGTTTGTCCTCATCACCAAGAAGAGCAGAAAGGAGATCACTGTGATTGGCTAA
- the LOC108857643 gene encoding universal stress protein PHOS32, which yields MAESGGRRIGVAVDFSECSKKALNWAIENLVRDGDYLILITVAPNMNYEEGEMQLWETVGSPLIPLSEVSEASVMKKYGVKPDAETLDIANTAARQKSITVVMKIYWGDPREKICEAVEHIPLSSLVIGNRGLGGLKRMIMGSVSNHVVNTVACPVTVVKSHH from the exons atggcgGAGAGCGGTGGACGGAGGATAGGAGTGGCGGTGGATTTCTCGGAGTGCAGCAAGAAGGCTCTGAACTGGGCGATCGAGAACTTGGTTCGCGACGGAGATTATCTAATCCTCATCACCGTGGCCCCCAACATGAATTACGAGGAAGGCGAGATGCAGCTCTGGGAGACCGTCGGATCAC CGTTGATTCCACTGAGTGAGGTATCTGAAGCTTCCGTGATGAAGAAGTATGGAGTGAAGCCAGATGCTGAAACCCTTGACATTGCCAACACTGCCGCTAGGCAGAAGTCG ATTACAGTAGTGATGAAGATATACTGGGGGGATCCTCGTGAGAAGATTTGTGAAGCTGTTGAACATATCCCTCTCTCTAGCCTTGTCATCGGTAACCGTGGCCTTGGTGGCCTTAAGAG GATGATAATGGGAAGTGTTAGCAACCATGTTGTCAACACCGTTGCTTGCCCTGTCACCGTCGTCAAGTCCCACCACTGA